GGCGTTCTCGCGGTCCGCGGCCGCTCGCGCCGTGGCGTTGGAGGCGTTGGCCGACAGGAAGTACGTCTCGATTCCCTGGACCCGCGCGCGCGTGCGCTTCGTGGGCATCGCGTTGCAGTGGATGGAGAGGAAGAGGTCCGGCCTCTGCTCGTTGGCGAACTCCACCCGCTCGGGCAGGGGCAGCGCGATGTCCTCGTCCCGAGTCATCAGCACCTGCGCCCCGAGCTCCTTCTCCAGCAGCGTCCTCACCCGCCGGGCGACCTGCAGGGACACGTCCTTCTCGAGCAGCCCCGTGGGACTCTGGGCTCCCCCTACTGCGCCACCGTGGCCGGGATCCACCACGATGCGCGCGGGGCGTTCGGCCGACAGAGAGGGCGCGGGCAGGCAGAGGACGACGAGGAGGCCAACCAGGGCAGTGGGACGGAGCATCATGCCGACCCTGGATGCTACCGGAGGTGGCGCACCACAGCGAATCCGCCCCGGCGCCCTCCCCCTCCCCAGGGCCCGCTATCCGACAACCTCGATGCCGGTGCGGCCCTCGCCCACCTCGCCGATGAGGGCCACGTCCACCCCGGCCCGCTCCAGCGCCTTGTAGGCCTTGGCCACGTCACGCGCCGGGACCGAGGCCAGCAGGCCCCCGTTCGTCTGCGCGTCGGCGAGCACCCACTGGATGTCCTCGGGCAGCCCCTTGGGGAAGCGCACCTTCTTGCCCACGTGCGCCAGATTCGACTTCGTCCCGCCCGGCACCACGCCCTGCCGCGCCAGCTCCGGCACCTCCGAGATGATGGGGATGCGCTCCAGGTCCAGGAACGCCTTCGCCTTCGCCCCCGTCATCATCTCCAGCAGGTGCCCCAGCAGCCCGTAGCCCGTCACGTCCGTCAGGGCGTTCACCTTGAACTTGCCCGAGGCGAACACCTCGCCCGCCTTCTTGTTCAGCGCCGACATCAACGCCACCACGCGCTCCGTCAGCTCCTCCGACGCCACCCCGCGCTTGATCGCCGTGGTCGCGATGCCCGAGCCCAACGGCTTCGTCAGCATCAGCACGTCCCCCGGCTTCGCCCCCGCGTTCGTCAGCACCTTCTTCGGATGCACCTGCCCCGTCACCGCCAGGCCGTACTTCGGCTCCGGATCCTGCACCGAGTGCCCACCCAGGATGGGGATGCCCGCTTCGTCCGCCTTCGCCTGCCCTCCCGCCAGGATTCGGGACAGCTCGTCCAGCGGCCGATCCTTCGGAAAGCCCACCAGGTTGAGCGCGAACAGCGGCTTCGCCCCCATCGCGTAGATGTCCGATAGCGCGTTCGCCGCCGCGATGGCCCCGAACTGGTACGGGTCGTCCACCACCGGCGGGAAGAAGTCCACCGTGCTCACCAGCGCCATCCCCGGCGCCACTCGATACACGGCCGCGTCATCGTTGGTGTTGAATCCCACCAGCGCCCTCGTGTCCTTCGCAGTCTTCAGTTGGCGCAGAACCTGCGCCAGGTCCGCGGCCCGGATCTTGGCCGCTCAACCCGCGCAATGTGACAGCTCTGTCAGCCGGCGCGGCTTCTGATCTTCGGACACGGTGGGCCTCTTCTACGGTGGAAGTCGTGAACCTCTATACCCTCACCCCGACCCTCTCCCAGAGGGAGAGGGAGGATTGGGGGGGGAGATTGGAGAGGCGGTGGATGGCGCTCAGCTCGCTCGCACGTAGTCGCGCTTGATGAGCTGCAGCACCGCCTCGGCCGCCTGCACGTCGTCCTGCTCCGAATGGTCCAGGACCCCGCCCAACGAGCCGTAGTTGTGAATCTGCTGCAACACGTCCAGCAGCTCCGGCGCCAGCTCCCGCAGCGGCGCCGTCATCGGCATCGCCAGCGTCAGCTGCGTCCCCATCCCCGGCAGCTCCTTCTGGATTCGCTTGTACTCGTCCAGCTGCCTCAGCGCGTCCATCAGCAGCGCCTCGGTCGACGAGTCCAGCTCCACCATGAACTCCTGCGGATCCGCCGGACGCAGCTCGAAGTCGCCCTGCTCCCACGTGACGATCCGGTTGAAGCTCTTCTGCGGCCCCAGGTTGTGGTTCTCGTCGATCACCGCGTAGTACACCCGGCCCTGCCGCAGGTAGATCTTCCCCTCGTGATCGTTGCTCACCACCAGCACGCCGTTCTTCTTCGACGTGTGGAAGAGCTGCAGCAGGTCCGGCAGCGGAATCTCCTCGATCTTCCCCGTCATCGACGAGGCCTTCGTCGACGTGCGCGCCGCCTGCGCCGCCGCCGCCTCCTCCAGCTTCTGCTTGGCCATCGCGTCGTCGACCTCGCCGACGCCAGCCCCCTGCTGGATGAGCTTCAGGATGGAGGTCCCAATCAGGATGCGGTCCCCCTCCTTGAGCGTTGCCTGCTTGACCTTCTCGCCGTTGACGAAGGTGCCGTTCGTCGAACCCAGATCCTCGATGGAGATCTGCCCGGCCCCGTTGACGATGATCCGCGCGTGCTTGCGCGAGACCATGTCCTCGACGAGCACCATGTCGAGCTCGCTCGAACGGCCGATGACGATCTGCTTCTCCGCCTTCAGCGGGAACTCGCCGCCCTGGTACTTGCCGGAGATGAACTTGAGCGCGTACGTCTTGCCCGGCGTCGGAGTGCTCACGGTGCTACGACCTCGATGATGAGTGGTACCTCGAGCCTCAGCCCTCTTCCGTCCCTCGCCCCTCTCCCCTCCCAACCCTCCACCAGGACCCCGCTGAGAACGACGGCCTAGACTACATGAGACCGGCCGAAAACAAGAATTCCTCTCCACTACGAATCAGCGACAAACGACGTTGCCCCCGTTCATCCACGGGCCGGGAGGGCAGATCTCCCTCCAACCTCCACGTCTCGCTGGCCACCGCCTCGTCCCGCTCCAGCCGCAGGAACCACGCCTCGGCCCGGTAGCGCCGCCGCCGCACCTCCAGCACCTTCCCCACCTCCGCCGCCTCCTCCCCTCCCCCACCATCCCCCCGTGCGTCCGGGGCCCGCAGCGCCTCCAGCGCCTTCCCTTCCCCCGCCTCCAGCGCCCGGCGCCGCGCCTCCAACGTGCGGACCACCGCCGCCAGCCGGGGCGCCGCCAGCCCCTCCGGCATCCACTCGCGCCCGCGGCGCACGAAGGGCACCCGCTCCACACCCAGCGAACTGACCTCCGTGCGCTCCAGCCGGCCCGTGAAGTCCAGGGTCGCCCAGGCCACGGCCCGCTTCCCTCCCGGCTCCACGTTGACGGTGATGCGCGCGAAGTGGTGACCCTTGGACCGCAGCGGCGTGCCCACTCCCGGGATGGCCAGTTCCATCCCGTCCTTCTCGGTGGCCTTCAGGGCGGTGATGATCTCCACCTCCGGCCCCGCCGCCACGCCCAACAGACGCGGCATCACCAGCGACAACGCGGCCACCGCGGCCAGTACGGCGATGACCACACCACCCCACCGACTCCAGTCGTCGGCGCTCCTCACGACCCCATCATCCGCTGGGCCCGCTCTGCGGCGGGTGTCCCCGGCAACCGCTCGATGACCCGCTGCAACGTCTGCTTCGCGCGCTCCGCGTCGTTGAGCCGCACATAGGCGTCATGCAGATCGAAGAGGGCCTCCTCCTCGAGCTTCGTGCCCGGGTAGTTCTTCAGCAACGACTCCAGCCGCTGCGCCACGGCCTTCCAACGCTCGCGCCGGGCGTAGAACCTGGCCACGTACATCTCGTGCTCGGCCAGCTTCTCGCGCGTCTGCTCCAGCTTCTGCTTCGCCTCACCCAGGTACTGAGAGTCGGGGTACTGGCGGACGAAGTCGTTGAGCGCCACCAGCGCGGCCCTCACCTCGGTCTGGTCCTTCTCCGTCGAGGGCGGCACCAGGAAGAAGTCCGAGGGGATGTCCTCGAAGTGGCTCAGGGCCGCCCTGTACGCGGCGTAGTCCACCCGGGGGTGCGTGGGGTGCAGCTTGATGAAGGACTGGTACTTCTCCCGCGCCTCGGAGTACCGCTCCTGGGCGAAGTCGAGGTCCGCCAGCTTCAGCTCGGCCTCGTTGGCCACGTCCAGGTAGGGGTACTTGGTCCGGACGTGCTCGAAGTACTTCTCGGCCTGCAGGTAGTCCTTCCGCTCCAGGGCCTCGTCGCCCAGACGGAGGTTGGCATCGGCCTCGCTGGCGAACTCGGGATCCCCGGCCTGGCCGGTGGAGAGCGCCGCGCAGCCAGCGGCGGAGGACAGGAGGGCGGTCAGGCAGACGGCTCGAAGGAAACGCATGGGAGGGGCAAGCTAATCGTCCAGCCCCGAAGGTTCCAGCGTCCCGTCACCGAGTACCCGCTGGATGACGTCCGAGGAGAATCCCCGGCTGACCAGGAGCCGGCCAGCCCGTGCCTTCTCCTTGGGCTCCAGCGTCCGGCCCAGCAGCCCCCGCCGCTCCAACACCTGGCGCGCGGCGGCCTCCGCGTCGAACTCCACCGACTCGCTGGCCGCGGACACCGCCGCGTGGGCCTCCTCGCGGCTCAGCCCGTGGGCCTGCAGCCGCTGCCGCACCGCCTGGGGGCCGTACTTGCCCCGCTGCAGCAGCACCGCCGCCCGCTCCCGCGCGAAGCGCTCGTCGTCCAGGTAGCCCCAGCCCTTCACCTTCTCCAGCGCCGCCTCGCGCACCGGCTCGGGGAAGCCCTTGCGCTCGAGCGCCGTCAGCAGCTCGTGCCGGCTGCGCGCCCTCACGGCCAACAATCGCAGGCACGCGTCCGTCGCGCGCCTGACTTCCTCGGGGGTGGAGTCCTCGGAGTCCATCGACTGCTCTCTAGCATGTGGTAACAGGCGCGGCATGCACCCCCTCATCGCCCGCTACCTCAGCCCCGATGCCGCCCGCGAGACGCTCCAGAAGGAGAAGAATGGCGAGCCGCTCGAGCCCGAGGAGCGGTTCTTCGTCGAGACCGCCGCCGCCCACCCCGATAAGCGCAATGCCCTGCTGGGCACCACCGGCAAGCGCCACCTGTCCTCGGACGCGGAGGCCGCCGTCGTCTTCCTGGCCGCCTACGCCGCCGCGCGCGCCATCGCCGAGGATCCGGCCCTCTCCGCCGTCACCGCCAAGGCCCGCGAGGCGCTCGCCAGCGAGGGCGCCAATCCCGACGAGACCGACGCATTCATCGCCTCCATCATGTTGGAGGAGGCCTTCGGCTACGAGGAGGAGGTGGAGGCGTTCGACAGCTCGTACGTCCAGGAGGCGCTCGGCGAGGTGCCCGCCCTGGCCGCCCTCACCCGCGAGCAGGTGGATGCCCTCATCTACGGTTTCGAGAAGGCGGCGAAGGACGACGCGGAGCGGAACACCCGCGCCCGCATCGCCCGGGCCCTGGTGGACACCGCCTGGGGCGAGGGCCCCACCCCCATCAACCCCGAGCACATGGAAGCGCTCTACGAGGCCGAGCTCGCGGAGAAGCCCGAGGCCGAGCTGGAGGCCGGCCTGCACGCCACCGTGGACTTCCTGCAGGTGCTGGCCCGGGAGGGGCTCATCGGCCCCCAGCGGCTGTCACGCCTGAGGGCACAGCTCGGGGACGAGGAGGCGTAACTCTCCCCTGAGGGGCAACTCTCCCCCTCTCCCCTCTCCCGGAGGGAGAGGGAAGGGAGGGGGAAGGTGGGGCTAGAAGCGCTCGATCTGGAAGTCGTCGTCGGCCGGCGCGGGCGCCTTCGGAGCGGCGGCGGGCGCGGGTGCCGGAGCGGCGGGACGAGGGGCGGCCACCGTCGGAATCCCCGCGCGCGACGTGGGCGGCGCGGCGGCGGCGGGCATGCCCGGGCGCGATGCCGGGGAGACGGCGGGCACTCCCGGGCGGGCCACGGACGGCGTGGGCACCGCACGGGCCGGAGTCGCCACGGGCGCCGGCGTGGGCTGCTGGTTCTGACCGAAGCTCGCCGAGCCGGGCACGGGCTTGGCGGCGCCATTGGCCTCGAAGTTGTCCCACTTCGAGTCAGAGGTGGCGCTGATGCCGGAGAAGCGCAGCGCGAAGTCGTCCGGATTGGTGGCCTGCCGGTGGGCCTCCTCGTAGGTGACGAGCCCCTGCTTCACCAGCGACATCAGCGACTGGTCGAAGGTCTGCATCCCGTACGTGTCGAAGCCCTGGGAGATGGCGTCCGGAATCTCCTTCGTCCGGTCCTTGTCCTCGATGAGCTCCTTCACGCGGGCGGTGCAGCGCAGCACCTCCACCGCGGCCACGCGGCCCTTGCCGTCCGCACGCGGAATGAGGCGCTGGCTCACCACCGCCTTGAGCACGCTGGCCAGCTGGATGCGCACCTGCTTCTGCTGGTACGGCGGAAACGCCGAGACGATGCGGTTGATGGTCTCCGTGGCGTCCAGCGTGTGCAGCGTGGACATCACCAGGTGGCCCGTCTCCGCCGCCGCGAGCGCCGTCTCGATCGTCTCGTGGTCACGCATTTCGCCCACGAGGATGACGTCCGGGTCCTGCCGCAGCGCGCTCTTGAGCGCCTGGGCGAACGACATCGTGTCCACGCCCACCTCGCGCTGGTTCACGATGGAGCGCTTGTCCCGGATGAGGAACTCGATCGGATCCTCGATCGTCATGATGTGGTTCGTCTCGGTGGCGTTGATGTGATCGATCATCGCCGCGAGCGTGGTGGACTTACCCGAACCCGTGGTGCCGGTGACGAGCACCAGGCCGCGCTCGTCCAGGCAGATCTTCTCCAGGATGGGCGGCAGCAGCAGCTCCTTGATGGTCATCACCTTGAACGGGATGACACGCAGCACCGCGCCCACGGTGCCGCGCTGCTGGAAGACGTTGACGCGGAAGCGGCCCAGCCCGGGGACGCCGTAGGCCAGGTCCACCTCGTTGCTCTGCTTGAACTTCTCCTTCTGGAACTCGTTCATGATGCCGAAGGCCATGCGAGCCACCTCCTCGGGAGGCAGCCGCTTGCCGTCCTTCAGCGGAACCAGCGAGCCGTCGACCCGGAACATCGGCGGCAGGCCCGCCTTCAGGTGGATGTCGGAGGCACCGCCGCGGAGCGCAATCTGGAGGATCTCGTTGAGTTCCATGGATGGTCCGGGATGGTAGCACGTCAAACCGGACCCGAGAGGAGCCCCCCGGGCGAGGCTCGACCGCCTGCCCAGGCCCGCAAAGCACGACGGCGGAGGCTCCCGAAGGAACCCCCGCCGCGGTGGTACTCCCAGCGAAACCGTGAAAGACGGCTTAGCGCTTGGAGAACTGGAACCGGCGACGCGCGCCCGGCTGGCCGTACTTCTTGCGCTCGACGGCGCGGGCATCACGCGTGAGGAAGCCGGCCTTCTTCAGCGCGGGACGGAACTCCGGGTTGTAGTTGCACAGGGCCCGGGACAGACCGTGGCGGATGGCGCCGGCCTGGCCGCTCAGACCGCCGCCGCGCACGTTGACCTCGATGTCGATCTTGCCCTTCTGCTCCAGCACGTCCAGCGGCTGGTTCAGGATCATCTTGGACGTCTCGCGGCCGAAGTACACGTTGATGTCGCGGCCGTTGACAATCACAACACCAGTGCCCGGGCGGATCCACACGCGCGCGGTGGCCTCCTTGCGGCGGCCGGTGCCATAGAAACCCTTCTCGGTGGCGGTAGCCATGTCGTCTCTTCTCTAAAAAAGGTGCGGAAAGTGGGAAGGGAAAGGAGCGCTTACGCCTCGACCTCGCGCGCCACCGGCTTCTGGGCGGCGTGCGGGTGCTGGTCACCGGCATACACCTTGAGCTTGGTCATCATCTGACGGCCCAGAGCGTTGCGCGGCAGCATCCGGCGAACGGCGTTGATGATGATGTCCTCGGGGTGCCGCTGGCGCAGCTTGGCCAGGTTGGTGATCTTCAGCGCACCCGGGAAACCGGCACGCGGGTGCCGGTAGTACATCTTGTCCTGCTCCTTCGTGCCCGTCACGACCACCTTCTCGGCGTTGATGACGATCACGTGGTCACCCGTGTCGATCGACGGGGTGTACATCGCCTTGTGCTTGCCCTTGAGAAGGGTGGCGATCTGGCTGGCGGCGCGGCCGAGCACCTTGCCGTTCACGTCGATGACGTGCCAATCGCGCTTGATATCCGCCGGCTTCGCGCTGTAGGTCCTCTGCGACATTGTTTGAACTCCAAAAACGTGGTTGGCGCCCGAAGCGCCTGTAGCCAAAGCAACCACGGGTCCACCCTGAGAACTTCCAAGCTGGCCCGGAAAGGCCGACCGTCTTAGAGGGGGGCGGGAGGCAAGTCAAGGTCGCACTGCGTTCACCGTGCCCCACCCGCCGTTCCCGTGGGAGGAGGGGCCGCTCCCGCCGGGCCCTGGACAGGGGGCCCCGCCGGGGGGGCCGGCGCCTTCCCGCCCGCTCCCTGGGCCTTGAAGCGCTCCTTGAGGTTGGCGAAGAAGTTCTTCTCCTGATCCGAAGGGGGGCCCTTGCGGGGGGCGTCCAGATCCTCCAGCTCCACCAGCTCGGGTGGAATGTCGTCCAGGAAGCGCGAGGGGGTGCGCGGCACCTCCTTCCCCCGCTTCACCCGCATGGCGGCCCGGGTGAGGTAGAGCAGCTCCTTGGCCCGGGTGATGCCCACGTAGCAGAGCCGGCGCTCCTCCTCGAGGTTCTGCGCCTCGCCCTGCATGCCCTTGTGGGGCATCAGCTCCTCTTCCATGCCGATGAAGAAGACCGCCCGGTACTCCAGGCCCTTGGAGGCATGGACCGTCATCAGGGTGACGGCCTTCTGCCCGCCGGGCACCTCCTCTTCTTCCTGGCGGGTGTCGAGGCTGAGCCGGTTCAGGTAGGTGAGGAGGCTGGCCTTGGGGCCCTCGCGTTTCTCGAAGGCCTCCAGGGAGTTGATGACCTGATCGATGGACTTGAGCTTCCGGTCCGCGCTGGCCTGCGAGGTCGTCAACGAGCGCGCGTCGTCCTTGTAGCCTATCTCCTCCAGGAGCTTGCGCGTCACCGCCGCCAGCTGGCCCTGCTCGTACGACTGCCGGTAGCGCTCCACGAGCTGGAGGAAATCCTTCACCTTCTCGGCCGCGCCCTTGGGCAGATCCTCGTACCCCTCGGCGCGCTCCATGGCGCCCCAGAGCGACACGCTGTCACGCCGCGCGTGCGCCACCAGCCGCTCCATGGTGACGTCGCCGATGCCTCGCGCCGGCACGTTGATGATGCGCAGCAGCGCCGTCTCGTCCCGCGGGTTGGCGATCAGCTTGAAGTAGGCGATGACGTCCTTCACCTCGCGCCGGTCGAAGAACTCGCTGCCCGACACCACCTCGTAGCGGATGCCCTTCTCGCGCAGCATCTCCTCGATGGGCCGGGCCTGGCCGTTGACCCGGTACAGGATGGCGATCTCATCCGCCGGAATCCCCCCGGCGATCAGCCTGGAGATCTCCTGGGCCACGTACCGGGCCTCCTCCTCCTCGGTGGGGGCCGTCACCACCTTGATGCGCGGCCCCCCCTTGCGCTCGGACCACATCCGCTTGGCCTTGCGCTCTGGGTTCTTCGCGATCACGGCGTTGGCCGCGTCCAGCACCACCTGGGTGGAGCGGTAGTTCTGCTCCAGCCGCACCTCCTTCGCCCCGGAGAAGTACGAGTCGAAGCTCAGGATGTTGCGCACCTCGGCGCCGCGCCAGCTGTAGATGCACTGGTCGTCGTCGCCCACCACGCACACGTTGCGCGTCTCCCCGCTGGCCAGCAGCTGCAGCAGATCCAACTGGGCCTGGTTGGTGTCCTGGAACTCGTCCACCAGGATGTAGCGGAAGCGCTGGGTGTACTTCTCCTTCAGATCCCCGTGCTCGCGCAGCAGCCGCGACGGGAGGATCAGCAGATCATCGAAGTCCACCGAGCCCTGCGCCTTGAGCGCGAGCTGGTAGGACTCGTAGACCATGTGCGCGATGATGTCGTAGTCGTCCCCCTGCCCTTCCCCGAGCGGCTGGGGCGTCTTGCCCGCGTTCTTCGCCTTGGAGATGAGGTTGAGCACCTTGCGCGGATCGAAGGCCCGGTCGTCGATGCGCCTGTCCCGCATGGCGCGCTTGATGATGGCCACCTGATCGCCCTGGTCGGCGATGGAGAACTTCTTGGGCCAGCCCAGCCGGTAGATGTCCTCGCGGAGCATCTCCGCGCCGAAGGCATGGAAGGTGCACACCAGCACGTTCTGGGCCCGGGGTCCCGCCATGTGGACCAGGCGCTCCTTCATCTCCGTGGCGGCCTTGTTGGTGAACGTCACCGCCAGGATGTTGCGGGACAGGATGCCACCCGGCCGCTTGTCGAGCAGGTGGACGATGCGGTTGGTGATGACTCGCGTCTTCCCGCTGCCGGCGCCTGCCAGCACCAGGAGGGGGCCCTCGGTGGTGAGCACGGCTTCGCGCTGCGGGGCGTTGAGCTTCGAGAGGTCCATTGCGCGCGGCCCGGGGATACCCTTTGATCTCCCCGTGCGCGACTATTCTTTTCCACGACGGCTCCTTCTCCTCGCACTCCTCGCGGGCACCGCCTGCACCGGTGGTGGAAAGACGACACCGGGAGCCCCGGAGACGGCCTCCGCTGACGCCCCGAAGACCTTTCCTTGCGTCCACTTCGAGGATCTGCGCCCCTTCCTGCCCGAGGCCCTGGAGGGCCTCACGCGCACCCAGGATGGGGGCTCCACCGGCCGCTATGGCGACGTGTCCGTCAGCGAGGCCGAGCGCAGCTTCGCGCGTGGTGAGGAGCGGGAGGTGAAGGTGCGCATCGTGGACACCACCCTGGGGGAGAAACTGGGGCAGGCCATCCGCTCCGCGGCCGAGGAGGGCCGGGCCCGCGCACCGAATGATCCCACCGCCCCCATCTTCTGGAAGGACAAGGAGGCGGTGGGCTTCGTACGCTACGACGAGACGAACGGGCTGGCCGAGGCCAGCCTGCTGGTGGGTAACCGCTACGTGGTGGCGGTGAGCAGCCGCGGCTTTCCGGGCACCGTGGAGGTGCGCCGGGTGGCGCGTGGTATCGACCTCGAGGGGCTGGCGAGACTGAGCCAGCCGCCCGGCGGCCCGGACCGCCAGGGAAAGGAGCATCCGTGGTGAAGGATAGAGGGACGCGGGCCAACGCACCGGACGTGCTCGCGGAGGAGGCGGCGGCGCGCCAACAGGTGACCGCGATGAGCAAGCGCGAGTTCCTCGAGCAGTACCAGCGGCTGGCCAAGCTCTATACGGCGGACCCGGGCAACCCCGGCTCCTACGCGTGCCAGGGCTGCGAGCGGTGCGCCAACTGCATGTTCTGCCGCGACTGCGACAGCTGCTACCAGTGCACCCACTGCACCCGCTGCGAGCTGTGCAACAACTGCACGCACTGCGTGGACTGCAAGCAGTGCCACCAGTGCGCCTACTGCGTGCAGAGCGAGAACTGCACCGGCAGCGCCTACCTGGTGCTGTGCCGCAACATGTCCGACAGCAACTACTGCTTCGGCAGCGTGGGCCTCTCCAAGAAGGACTTCCACATCCTCAACGTCCCCTTCCCCCGCACCGAGTACTTCAAGCAGGTGAAGCGGCTGCGCGAGGAGCTCGGCATCTGACGCCGGGCCCCCCGGGGCCTACAGCGCGCGGACGAAGAAGGCCTTGAGGTACTCGGTCTCCGGCAGGCCACCGAGCACCGGATGGTCCAGCCCCGCGCCCCGGCGCTCCAGAATCTGCACCGGCCGCTTCGCATCCGCGGCGGCCGACAGCACCATCTCCTCGAAGGCCTCGCGCGAGAGCTTGCCGGAGCACGAGCAGGTGACGAGCAGGCCCTCGGGGCGCAGGCACTTGAGGGCGCGCAGGTTGAGCTCGTGGTAGGCGCGCAGGGCGGTGGACAGGCCCTCGCGCCGCTTGGCCAGCCCCGGCGGATCCACCACCACCGTGTCGAAGCGGCGGTTGGACTCGGAGAAGCGGCGCAGCACGTCGAAGGCGTTGGCGTTCTCCACCGAGACGTTGGTGCGCCCGTTGCGCGCGGCGTTCGCGCGGATGCGCTCGGAGGCCTTCGGGTCCTGCTCCACCGCCAACACCGAGTCACACGTCCGGCCGAGCGCCAGCGCGAAGCCCCCGTGGTAGCTGAAGAGGTCCAACGCCTCGCCCCGGGCCAGCTCACCCGCGCGCAGGTGGTTGTCCACCTGGTCCAGGAAGGCGCCCGTCTTCATGTCGCCCAGCAGGTCCACCTCGAAGAGGTTCTCCCCCTCGTGGTAGGTGAAGCGGGCCTCGCCCTGGCCGTGCAGCAGCCGCACCTCGCGCGTCAGGCTCTCGAAGTCGCGGCCGGACGCATCGTCGCGGCACACCACGTGCGTGGCGCCGGTGAGCTCGGCCAGCGTGCGCGCCACCCACTCCTTGCGCACATCCATGCCCTCGGAGAGCGTCTGCAGCGTGAGGCCCGCGCCATAGCGGTCCACGAAGAGGCCGGGCAGCAGATCCGACTCCCCGTGCACCAGGCGCACGCCGTCGCGCTGACGCAGCGGCGCGCGCCGGGCGAGCGACAGCTCCAGCCGGTGGCGCAACAGGGCCTCGTCCACCTTCTCCTCGGAGGGGCCCTTGCGCGTGAGCAACCGCAGCGCCAGCGGCGAGCGCTGCGCATAGAAGGCCTGGCCCACGGGGTTGCCCTGCGGGTCCACCACCGACACCACGGCGCCACGCTCCTGCGTCTGGGGCGGCTCCAGCAGCTCGGTGCGGTACAGCCAGGGGTGGCCCCGGCGCAGGGCCTTGGCCCCCTTGAGACTCACTCGGGCGGTGGGCTGGGAAGAACGGGTCATGAACTCTTGTGTCACTCCAGGCCGCGGGCGGCCAGTTCCTGGTCGTCCTCGCCCCGCAGGTGCCCCACCTCGTGGAGCAGCGTCACCTTGATCTGCTCCCGCAGCTCCTCCCGCGAGCGCACCGCGCGGGCGAGGTTGAGACGGTAGAGGGCCACCGAGCGGCAGGGCGTCTCCGAGCCATCACAGGGCTCGCCCAGCGGCGGGCCCCGGAAGAGGCCGAGGATGGCGGGAGACAGGGGCGGCTCGCCGGAGAGCAGATCCTC
This is a stretch of genomic DNA from Archangium violaceum. It encodes these proteins:
- a CDS encoding ATP-dependent helicase: MDLSKLNAPQREAVLTTEGPLLVLAGAGSGKTRVITNRIVHLLDKRPGGILSRNILAVTFTNKAATEMKERLVHMAGPRAQNVLVCTFHAFGAEMLREDIYRLGWPKKFSIADQGDQVAIIKRAMRDRRIDDRAFDPRKVLNLISKAKNAGKTPQPLGEGQGDDYDIIAHMVYESYQLALKAQGSVDFDDLLILPSRLLREHGDLKEKYTQRFRYILVDEFQDTNQAQLDLLQLLASGETRNVCVVGDDDQCIYSWRGAEVRNILSFDSYFSGAKEVRLEQNYRSTQVVLDAANAVIAKNPERKAKRMWSERKGGPRIKVVTAPTEEEEARYVAQEISRLIAGGIPADEIAILYRVNGQARPIEEMLREKGIRYEVVSGSEFFDRREVKDVIAYFKLIANPRDETALLRIINVPARGIGDVTMERLVAHARRDSVSLWGAMERAEGYEDLPKGAAEKVKDFLQLVERYRQSYEQGQLAAVTRKLLEEIGYKDDARSLTTSQASADRKLKSIDQVINSLEAFEKREGPKASLLTYLNRLSLDTRQEEEEVPGGQKAVTLMTVHASKGLEYRAVFFIGMEEELMPHKGMQGEAQNLEEERRLCYVGITRAKELLYLTRAAMRVKRGKEVPRTPSRFLDDIPPELVELEDLDAPRKGPPSDQEKNFFANLKERFKAQGAGGKAPAPPAGPPVQGPAGAAPPPTGTAGGAR
- a CDS encoding caib/baif family protein, whose product is MVKDRGTRANAPDVLAEEAAARQQVTAMSKREFLEQYQRLAKLYTADPGNPGSYACQGCERCANCMFCRDCDSCYQCTHCTRCELCNNCTHCVDCKQCHQCAYCVQSENCTGSAYLVLCRNMSDSNYCFGSVGLSKKDFHILNVPFPRTEYFKQVKRLREELGI
- a CDS encoding class I SAM-dependent rRNA methyltransferase translates to MTRSSQPTARVSLKGAKALRRGHPWLYRTELLEPPQTQERGAVVSVVDPQGNPVGQAFYAQRSPLALRLLTRKGPSEEKVDEALLRHRLELSLARRAPLRQRDGVRLVHGESDLLPGLFVDRYGAGLTLQTLSEGMDVRKEWVARTLAELTGATHVVCRDDASGRDFESLTREVRLLHGQGEARFTYHEGENLFEVDLLGDMKTGAFLDQVDNHLRAGELARGEALDLFSYHGGFALALGRTCDSVLAVEQDPKASERIRANAARNGRTNVSVENANAFDVLRRFSESNRRFDTVVVDPPGLAKRREGLSTALRAYHELNLRALKCLRPEGLLVTCSCSGKLSREAFEEMVLSAAADAKRPVQILERRGAGLDHPVLGGLPETEYLKAFFVRAL